From the genome of Streptomyces ficellus:
GCCAGCTCGTCGCGATCGCCCTGGCGAACGCCCCGGTCGACGGACCCGACCGGCGCTGGCTGGACGGCTGCGCGGGCCCCGGCGGCAAGGCGGCCCTCCTGGGCGCCCTGGCCGCCGGGCGCGGTGCCACCCTCCTCGCCTCCGAGAAGCTGCCGCACCGGGCCCGGCTGGTGGAGCGCGCCCTGACCGGCAACCCCGGCCCCTACCAGGTGATCGCCGCCGACGGCACCCGCCCGCCGTGGCGCCCCGGCTCCTTCGACCGGGTCCTGGTGGACGTGCCGTGCTCCGGCCTGGGCGCCCTGCGCCGCCGCCCCGAGGCCCGCTGGCGCCGCCGCCCGGAGGACCTGGAGGGCTTCGGCCCGCTGCAACGCGCCCTGCTGACCGAGGCGTTGCAGGCCGTCCGGGTCGGCGGGGTCGTCGGGTACGCGACGTGCTCGCCGCACCTCGCGGAGACCCGGGTGGTCGTCGACGACGTCCTCAAGCGGCACGGCGGCGCCGAGCTGATCGACGCCCGGCCCCTGATGCCCGGCGTGCCCGCGCTCGGCGACGGCCCCGACGTACAGCTGTGGCCGCATCTGCACGGCACCGACGCGATGTACCTGGCGCTGCTGCGGCGGACCACGTAGGCCGCTGATACGCCGGGATTGCGGCAAGTGTGCCGTGCGGTGGCGGGGCAGCCCGGGCATCGGGTGAAGGAAACGCCATCCGGCATGGCAGGCTTGGCTCATGGCCCAGATCAACCCCAGCATCCTGTCCGCCGACTTCGCCCGGCTCGCCGACGAGGCGAAGGCCGTCGAAGGCGCCGACTGGCTCCACGTCGATGTCATGGACAACCACTTCGTGCCCAACCTGACCCTGGGCGTGCCCATCGTGGAGTCGCTCAGCCGGGCGACGGACACCCCGCTGGACTGCCACCTCATGATCGAGGACCCCGACCGCTGGGCCCCGCAGTACGTCGAGGCCGGTGCCGGGTCGGTCACCTTCCACGTGGAGGCGGCCGCCGCCCCCGTGCGGCTGGCGCGTGAGATCCGGGCCAAGGGGGCCAGGGCGTCGATGGCGCTGAAGCCGGCCACGCCCATCGAGCCGTTCGAGGACCTGCTCCCCGAACTCGACATGCTGCTGATCATGACCGTGGAGCCGGGCTTCGGCGGCCAGGCGTTCCTCGACATCATGCTGCCGAAGATCCGCCGCACCCGGGAGCTGATCTCCAAGCACGGCCTCCAGCTGTGGCTCCAGGTCGACGGCGGTGTCTCGGCCTCCACCATCGAGCGCTGCGCCGAGGCGGGCGCGGACGTCTTCGTCGCCGGTTCCGCCGTGTACGGGGCGGAGGACCCGGCCGCCGCGGTGCGGGCCCTGCGTGAGCAGGCCACCGCCGCGACCGCCACGGCCGCGTGGGCGTGCGGCCACTGAGCCACGGGCGAACCACGGGCAGATGAACGCAGCCCAACAGGACCGAACCCGGACCGCCGGATCTGCAAGGATGGCGATCCGAAGTGTGAACAGCAGTGAGGAGAGCGCGGTGTCTGCTATGTCGGCGGGACGGCCAGCCCTGCGGATGGGACCCGCGGAGCTCGTGCAGGCGGCGGCCATGGCCCGCCGCTTCTATCTCGAGGGCAAGTCCAAGATCCAGATCGCCGAGGAGTTCGGCGTCAGCCGCTTCAAGGTGGCCCGGGTCCTGGAGACCGCCCTGGAGCGTGACCTCGTACGGATCGAGATCCGCGTACCGGCCGAGCTGGACGCCGAGCGCTCCGACGCGCTGCGGTCCCGGTACGGGCTGCGTCACGCCGTGGTCGTCGAGTCCCCGCCGGAGGGCGAGGACGCCTCGCCCGACCCGGAGAACCTCGGCGAGGTCGCCGCGGACCTGCTCGGCGAGCTGGTGGCCGAGGGTGACGTCCTGGGCCTGGCGTGGGGCCGTTCCACCATCCACATGGCGGCCGCCCTCGACCGGCTGCCGCCCTGCACGGTGGTCCAGCTGACCGGCGTGTACGACGCGGGCACCGCCGAGCGGGGCTCGGTGGAGGCGGTACGGCGTGCCGCCCAGGTCTCCGGCGGCGAGGCGCACCCGATCTACGCGCCCATGCTGCTGCCCGACCCGGCGACCGCGGCCGCCCTGCGCAACCAGACCGGCATCGCCCGCGCCTTCGAGTACTTCGACAAGGTGACCGTGGCGGCCGTGTCCATCGGCTCCTGGGAGCCGGGCATCTCGACCGTCCACGACATGCTGACCGACGAGGAGCGGGCGCACTACGCCTCGCTCGGCGTCGCCGCCGAGATGTCGGCCCACCTCTTCGACGCGGCCGGGCGCCGGGTCGGCCGTGACCTCGGCGAGCGGTGCATCACCGTGGAGGCCGACCGGCTCCGCCGCATCCCCGAGGTCGTGGCCATCGCGGGCGGGCGCCGCAAGGCGGCGGCGATCGGGGCGGTGCTGCGGTCCGGCCTGGTCACCAGCCTGGTCACGGACACCATGGCGGCCGACTACCTCCTCACCGAGTTCACCCCCGGCCCGCGCCCGGCACTGGACCGCACCGACCCGGACGAGTAGCGGTGGCGGGTGGCGCTCTGGGTTGGAGGAAGCCACAAGTGATCCTTCGATGACCTGTGGCTTTCGTCCGGGGCGTACGCGTGTGCGGCCGTGGGAGAATGAAGTACGTGCGTTTTCCCCCCGGCTGAAATGCCCGGGGGCCAACTCCGAACGACTGGGATGTTCAGCACGTGCGTTTCCTCAATGACCTGAAGCCGCCGTACGACCTCACGTACGACGACGTATTCATGGTGCCTAGCCGCTCGGCCGTGGGCTCCCGCCAGGGCGTCGACCTGTCCTCCCCCGACGGCACCGGGACGACCATCCCGCTGGTCGTCGCCAACATGACGGCGATCGCGGGCCGCCGGATGGCCGAGACCGTCGCCCGCCGCGGTGGCCTCGTCGTCATCCCGCAGGACATCCCGATCGACGTCGTCACCGACGTCACCTCCTGGGTGAAGAGCCGTCACCACGTGCTCGACACCCCGATCGTGCTGGACCCGCACCAGACGGTCGCCGACGCGCTGTCGCTGCTGCCCAAGCGCGCGCACAACGCCGGCGTCGTCGTCGACGCCGACCAGCGCCCCATCGGTGTCGTCACCGACGAGGACCTGTCCGGGGTCGACCGCTTCACCCAGCTGTCCGAGGTCATGTCCAAGGACGACCTGCTGCTGCTCGACGCGGACATCGACCCGCGCGAGGCGTTCAACACGCTCGACCACCACAACCGCCGCTACGCCCCCGCCGTGGACAAGGACGGCCGCCTCGCCGGCATCCTGACCCGCAAGGGCGCCCTGCGCGCCACCCTGTACTCGCCGGCCCTCGACGCGAACGGCAAGCTGCGCATCGCCGCCGCCGTCGGCATCAACGGCGACGTCGCCGGCAAGGCCAAGCAGCTCCTCGACGCGGGCGTCGACACGCTCGTCGTGGACACCGCGCACGGCCACCAGGAGTCGATGATCGCCGCGGTCAAGGCCGTCCGCGGTCTCGACCCGCAGGTCCCGATCGTCGCCGGCAACATCGTCGCCGCCGAGGGCGTCCGCGACCTCATCGAGGCCGGCGCGGACATCATCAAGGTCGGTGTCGGCCCCGGCGCCATGTGCACCACCCGCATGATGACCGGCGTGGGCCGCCCGCAGTTCTCCGCCGTCCTGGAGTGCGCCGCCGAGGCGAAGAAGTACGGCAAGCACGTCTGGGCCGACGGCGGTGTCCGTCACCCGCGCGACGTCGCCATGGCGCTCGCCGCCGGTGCCTCCAACGTGATGATCGGCTCCTGGTTCGCGGGGACGTACGAGTCGCCCGGCGACCTCCAGCAGGACGCCAACGGCCGGCTCTACAAGGAGTCGTTCGGCATGGCGTCCAAGCGTGCCGTCCGCAACCGCACGAGCGAGGAGTCCGCGTACGACCGGGCCCGCAAGGCGATCTTCGAGGAGGGCATCTCGCACTCGCGGATGTTCCTCGACCCCGCCCGCCCGGGCGTCGAGGACCTGATCGACTCGATCATCGCGGGTGTGCGTTCCTCGTGCACGTACGCCGGTGCCGGCTCCCTGGAGGAGTTCGCCGAGAAGGCCATCGTGGGCGTCCAGAGCGCCGCCGGCTACGCCGAGGGCAAGCCGCTCCACGCCAGCTGGAGCTGATCCGCCGTCAGGACTCCGGTACGGGGCCGCCGCTCGCCAAACGCGAGGGCGGCCCCGTTCCGCTTTTTTCGCGTCCGGCCGAATTCGCAGGAGTGCTCATGCTGGAGGCGGGTACACGCGCTGTGCGAACGTACGTAGACGAGAGGGAGGGTGCAGTGTCCATGGCGACCACGATCTCGACCGGTACCACCCCGCAGACGACTGATCTGCCGGAGATCCGGAACCCCGGCGAGGTGGCTCCGAAGGACGCGAAGGAACTGTCGAAGCAGTTCTTCGACCGGCTGGCTGTTCTCGAGGAAGGGACGGCGGAGTACCAGTACGTCCGCAACACCCTCATCGAACTGAACCTCTCCCTGGTGAAGTACGCGGCGACACGCTTCCGGAACCGGTCCGACCAGATGGAAGACATCATCCAGGTCGGCACCATCGGACTGATCAAGGCGATCGACCGCTTCGACCTGAGCCGCGAGGTCGAGTTCACGACCTTCGCCATGCCGTGTGTGATCGGCGAGATCAAGCGGTTCTTCCGCGACACCAGCTGGTCGGTGCACGTGCCGAGGCGGCTGCAGGAACTGCGCATCGACATCGCGCGGGCGACCGACGAACTCTTCCAGCGGTTCGACCGCTCCCCGACCCCGGCCGAACTGGCCGAGCACCTGGGGATGGAGGAGGAGGAGATCCTCGAAGGGCTCGTCGCGGCCAACGGCTACACCGCCGGGTCGATCGACCTGCCCCTGGACGACAGCGGGGACAACTCCTCCGAGACCCTCGGTGACCGGCTGGGCGAACCCGACCGCGAGCTGGAGATCGTCGAGAACGTCCAGGCACTCAAGCCGCTCATCGAGCAGTTCGACGAACGGGACCGCCGCATCCTCAAGATGCGGTACGTGGACGAGATGACCCAGTCCGAGATCGGCGCCGAACTCGGGGTCTCCCAGATGCACGTGTCCCGGCTGCTGTCGAGGATCACCGCGCGGCTCCGCGAAGGGCTACTGGCCGTCGAGTGACGTACCGGTGACGGACCGGCCGGCGGCCGGTCCGTCGACGGCTTCCCGACGATGCCCGGGGCGATGCGCCCCGGGCATCGTGCTGCTCGTGACCTGGTGACCGGTGCCGGGTTTCCGGCCGCCCCACGCGGAACGGCCCCGCCGGGGCGGGGCCGTTCGGGAGCGGGGCGCTGCGGTGCGCGGCGGTGTCAGGCGGCTTCGGCCTGGCGGTACCAGATGGCCCGGATCGTCTTGCCCACCCGGGTCGGCAGGATCTCCACCCGGCTCGCGAGGCTCTGCACCATGTGCCAGCCGAAGCCGCCGCCGCCGGAGAAGTCCGGCTTGCGCGGCGCGGGCGCGGCCGGCTCGGAGTCGTCCAGCTCCACCGCCAGCTCGCCCGGCTCGGCGCACAGCCGCAGCCGCCACCAGCCCTCGGTGTGGCGCAGCGCGTTGGCCGTCAGCTCGGTGACGACCAGCTGCACCGCGTCCAGGTCCGCCCACGGGCAGTGCTCGGCCACGAAACGGGCGGCCGTGTCACGGGCCGAGGCGCAGTCGGCGTACGGCGAAATCATGACAACCACGAGCGGCTCCTTCGTTCCTCACCGCTCGCATACCCCGACCTCGTGCGTTAACCACCGGACTGGCGAGGATCAGCCCGGCACCCGCCGCACGGTCAGGGCGACCGTGTCGTCCGGGTGCAGGATCACCGTGTGCATCTCGTCCGCGATCGCCGCCGGGATGTCCTCTATCGGACGGTGCCGGTGGCGGCGCGCCGCCCGCTCCAGCCGCTGCTCGCCCTCCCGCGGGTCGCGGCGGCTCTCGGTCAGCCCGTCCGTGTAGAGGACCAGCAGGTCGCCGGGGTCGAGGCGGTCGCGCAGCAGCCGCTCGCTGCCGGGCAGCGGGAAGCCGATGCCCCGGCCGCGCACCTCCAGCAGGGACGACTCCCCGCCCTTCCGGACCAGGAGCGCCGGCGGATGGCTGCCGTTCGCCAGCACCAGCTCCCCGCTCCCCGGGTCGAGGCGGGCGAGCTGCACCGTGGCCATCAGCTCGTGGTCGAAGGTCGCGAGGACCTCGTCGGTCCTCTGGACGATCGACTCCAGCGGGTGCCCCTCCAGCGCGAGGGTGCGCACGGCGTGGGTGACGTTGAGCGCGCTGCGCGTACTGGTCAGGCCGTGTCCGAGGGCGTCCACCACCGTGATGTGCACGGTGCCGTCCGGGAGGACGAACCAGTCGTACAGGTCCCCGCCCGTGGGGGCGTGCTTCTCGGCCGGCTCGTAGTGGACGGCCATCTCCAGGCCCGGGACCCGCACCGGCGGCGGGCGCAGGGCGTCCTCCAGCTGGCGCAGTATCCGGCCGTGCGCCTGGCGCAGCTGCTCGTCGCGCTCCTCCAGCTGTACGTAAAGCGCCAGCACCCCGCTGTTGGTCTCGGCCAGCTCGTGCTTGAGCCGCTGGTGGTCCTCGGCCAGGGCGTCGGCCCGGTCGACCGCCACGCTCAGCTCCTCCTCCAGCAGCTCGCCCAGGCCGGGAGGATCGTCCCGGCACGCGTCCGTGCCGGACAGGAGGGGAGTGGGGACCCGCCACACGGCCGTCGTGCCGGGGAGCCGCTCCGCGGGCAGCGGAAGCCCCTCCAGCGACGGCCGGCGCGGCGCGTGCGGCAGGTGCAGCCGGACGATCAGCCGTCCTTCGGCCGGCCCGTCCGCAAGCTCGTCCGCCCGCCCGTCCGGTACGCCGTCCGCCTCGCCGCCCGGCTGGTGCGGCGCCTGGGGCGGCACCGTCTCCAGCAGTACGGGCCGGCCCGCCGTGAGCTCACCCCGGGCGACCCGCGTCGCCGACAGCGCCAGCCGGTAGCGCAGTTCCACGGGGAGGCCGGCCCGGTGGGCGACCCGGCGCAGCGCGCTGCGCAGCCCGGCGAGCGAGTGGAGGGTGGTGATCTGCGGTTTCATGACTCTCTCCGCGCCGGGCCGACGGTGAGGACGGTGGCGTCGTCCCGGCTGCGCCGGTGTCGGTGGACCAGGGCTCCGGCCAGCAGCGGCGCCGGCAGCCCGGTCAGGAAGGGGGTGAGGGTGTGCGTCCAGCGGGCGTCGACACCGTCACTGTGCAGCAGCGCGATGGTGTCCGGCTCCGCCGGGGCCCGCTGCACCCGGGGGGCGGGCATGTTCCAGCCGACGACACCGGGCTGGCCGCCGAAGCGCAGCCGGACGCCGTCGTGGCCCAGCAGCAGGGTGCGTACGTTCCCCACCGAAGCCTGTTCGACGCCGTCGTCCGACAGCCGCAGCATGCTCACCGCCGCGCCCCGGCTGCGTCGCAGCGCGCGGTCCATCGCCCCCAGCAGCCGCGGCAGGGGCTGGCCGGGGTCGCGGTGGAAGACGCGCACGGCCAGTTCGGCGGCCTCGGCGGCGGGCGGGCCGTGCCCGAGCCCGTCCACGACGAGGGCCGTGCGTACGCCGCCGGTGACCGCGAGGCCCCAGGCGTCCCCGCAGGAGCGCTCCCCGTCGGCCGGCAGGCGCACCGCGCCGACGGAGGGCGCGCCATCGGCGGGGCCGTCGCCCGGTACACCCAGGCGGGCGGAGACGACGGTGCCCGCGCCCCTCGCCGTACGCACGGTGAACTCGTCGGCGATCCGGCGTACGGCGCCGAGCCCGGAGCCGAGCGTGCGGCTGGTGGTGTACCCGTCGGTCAGGCACTGGTCCAGGTCGGCCATGCCCGGGCCGCGGTCGACGGCCAGGATCTCCACGCCGGTGCGCAGCGGCAGCGGCTGGATGTACAGCGAGCCGTTCTGGGCGTGCTTGGCGATGTTGCCGGCCAGTTCGCTGGCGAGCACGGCCGCCTGGTCGGGCAGCGCGCCCGTGAGCCCCTGGTCCAGCGCCGCCCGGTGGGCGGTGGTCGCCGCGAGCTGGACGGCGCTGTAGTGGTCCACCGGGACGTGGGTGGTGGGGGAGGCCGGTGAGTCCATCAGCGGTCGTTCCAGCGGCTGACGATCACGGTGGTGCCCTCGCCGGGTCTGGTGCGCACCTCGAACTCGTGCATCAGGCGGCGTGCTCCGCCCAGCCCGTGGCCGAGCCCGGAGCCCGTGGTGAACCCGTCGCCGAGGGCCTCCTCCACGTCGGGGATGCCGGGGCCGTCGTCCCGGACCGTCAGGCGCAGACCCTTGCGTCCGGACCGGGTCAGCGGCTGGATCTCCAGGGAGCCGCCGCCCCCGTGCACGTACGCGTTGCGGGCCAGCTCGCTGGCGGCGGTGACGATCCTCGTCTGGTCGACGAGCCCGAATCCGGCCTCGACGGTGGCCGCCCGCACGGCGTGACGTACCGTCAGCAGGTCCTCCTCGGAGGCGACGTTGTAACGGGACCCGGCGCCGCGTTCCCCGCCGGGCGCCCCGGGTTCCCAGGGTTCCCCCGGTGGACCGGAGGACCGGTCGTCGGAGGAACCGGAGGACCGGCCCTCGGAGGCCGTGGGGGAGCGCTGGGCGATCACCTCGGACCCGGGCGTCACCACCCGTTCACCGCGGAGTGTCACGTCGTGCCTCCCCCGGAGGGCTGGGCCATGCGGTGCCAGCCGAGCGCGGTCAGGCCCTGCTCGGCGTTGAGGGCGGTCTCCACGCCGGTCAGCTGGAGCCCCAGCTCGACCAGGGTGATGGCGACCGCGGGCCGCATCCCGGCCACGATCACCCGGGCGCCGAGGAGCCGCGCCATGGTGGTCAGTTCCATCAGCGTGCGCGCCACGAAGGAGTCGATGATCTCCAGCCGGGAGATGTCGATCAGGACGCCACGGGCGCCGTCGCCGACGATCCGCTCGGTCAGCTCGTCGGTGAAGGCCACCGCCGACTGGTCGTCCAGCTCGTTGAGCAGACCGGTGATGAGCACGTCGCCGAGCCGCAGGATCGGTACGCCAGTGGCTCGGGAGGCCGTCACGCGGTCACCGGCCGGGCTGTTCCGGCGTCCTGGCCGACGCCGGGCTGGTCGGTCAGCCTGATGGCGGCGGCGAGGGCGTCCGCCAGGGTCGCGCGGGTCAGGATGGTCGACAGGTCGATGCCGAGCTGCGCGATGGTCTGGGCGATGGGCGGCCGGATACCGCTGATCACACAGTCGGCGCCCATCAGCCGCACCGCGTTGACGGTGTGCATCAGGTGCTGGGCGACCGCCGTGTCGACGGCCGGGACACCCGTGATGTCGATGATGGCGACCTGCGCCTCGTTGTCCTGGATCGCCTGGAGCAGGCTCTCCATCACCACCTGCGTCCGGGCGGTGTCCAGCGTGCCGATCAGGGGGACGGCGAGGACGTGCCGCCACAGCCGCACCACGGGGGTGGAGACCTCCAGGAGCTGGCGGCTCTGGCGCTGGATGATCTCCTCGCGCCCCTCCACGTACGTCTCGAAGGAGAGCACCCCGGCGGCGTCCAGCAGCCGGTTGACCAGGATGGCCGCGGAGTACAGCTCGGCCGAGTCCCGTGCGGTGTGCTGGACGGCGGACAGCAGCGCCTCCTTGAGCGAGAGCACGGCCATCGACGTGGCGGTCGGCGTGGCGCCCGCCCGCGCACGGCGCAACGACAGCTCTATCACCGTCTGGCGCAGCTCGTTGCGGGACGTCACCAGGCGTTCCACCGGTACGTCGCCGGCCAGACCCGCGGCCAGGGCCGAGATCAGCAGATCGGCCTCCTCGCGGATCTCGTGCTCACTCATGTCGGTGCTGACCGCCTGCTCCAGCTGGAGCCGGACCCACTGGTCCGCGATCTCCTCCTCACGCTCCCGCAGGGCCTCACAGAGGCGGTCCCGCACGATCGATTCGCTGGTGTTCACAAGTACCTCTCGCATTCGGGGACAGGACGGGCGGACCTCCGCGACCCGGCGCGGAAGTCGCCGCCGGTGCGGCCGCCCGGCCGGTCCCTCATGTTCGACGGCGGTCGGGCCGTCCCGGCCGCTGGGGCGGGGAGCGGCCGGGGTCCGCCGTGCGGACGCCGAAGGCGGCGACCGGAGCAGAGTGCCGGCCGCCGCCCTCCACGTCCGCTCAAACCGTGGCCGTGGCCGATGCCTTGGTGGGGGTGGCGGCCGGAGCCGCGCTGGTGGCGGGGGCCGCCGCCGGAGCCGTGGCCGCCTTCACCTTCGCCGTCACGGACGCCGGCTCGCCGGCCGCCGAGATCGCCTGCCGGGCGACGCGCAGGGCGTCGCGCACGTCACGCGTACCGGTGGACACGCACAGGGTGTAGGCGGTGTCCTCCCGTTGACGCACGACCTTCGCGTCCGCCTCCGCACCGGAAGCGGTCAGCTCCTCATACCTGGCGACGAGTGTGCGCAGCATTGAGGGGTGCGCCATCAGCACGACAGAACCTCCTTCTGAACGGGACCCGTTGCCCGGGTGTCGGGTGCCGGATCGCGATGTCACCGACCGAGGGCGCCCCTACCCCGCCTCCGCCGGGTCATTCCCCCGCCCTGCCCCTCCGGGCTCTCACGTCCCCGTCAGCGCCCGTCCACCGGCGGCTGCCGCCGCCTGCCGCAACGCCACCGCGACCGCCTCGGCGACCCGCGCGTGGCCCGCGTCGTCCGGGTGCAGCCCGTCCGCCAGCTGGCCGGGCCCGATCAGGTCGCGGCCGGGCAGCAGGTCCAGCCGCCCGTCACCGTCCGCGGCCAGGTCCCGTACGGCCTCCTCCATGGCGGTGCGCAGCTCCGCGAGCGTCGCGCCCAGGGCGTTGGCCGTGGACTCCGCCTCGGGGCGCAGCAGCGGCGAGAGCAGCAGCAGGGGCGTGTCCGGGTGCCCCTGGCGCACGAGGGAGATGAACGCCCGGGTCGTCTCGTACAGCAGCGGCGCGGAGTGCGGGACGCCGGACCAGCAGTTCGTGCCGAACGCGAGGGTGAGCAGGTCGGCGGGGAGGCGCGCCAGCTGCTGGGCGATCGACAGCTCGCCGCGCGCCGAGCCCGCGTAGCCGAGGTTGACCGCGTCCACGCCCAGGGCGCGCCCCGCGACGGCGGGCCAGGCGTGGGCGGGGCGGGTGGACCACCACCCCTCGGTGATCGAGTCGCCGTGGACCAGCCAGCGGGGGCGCGGCGCGGCGGGGGAGAGGGTGCCGTCCACGGCACGGACGCCGAGGATCTCGGGCGCCTGGCTCTCCGGCGGGTGGACGGTGAAGGGTCCGGTGCGCCCGTCCGGGGGGAGCGGGATGGTGACTTTCGTCTCCTCGGCCGGGTCGGGGATCGTCTCCCGCAGGCAGGTGTCGCCCTCCCACAGCGCGAAGCAGTGGGCCACGTCCCGCAGCTCCTGCGAGCTGTCCGGCACGGCCGCGCGGTAGCGGATCTCCACGGCACGGGTGCCCGGCGACACCGTGAACTCCAGCCGTACGCCGATGGGCAGCGCGGCCCGCTGGGCGGTCTCCCACGGCAGGCGGCCCAGGTCCGCGGGGTCGGCGCGCAGTGCCCTGCCGCGGGTGTCCAGCCACGCCGTGCCGCGCAGAAAGGGCACCGGGTCCTGCCAGGTCATACCAGTCTCCTCCGGTCGGTGAAATGCCTGCCCCGGACCCCCAATGTGTCGATTCGTGCGGCGGGGCGCAATGTTTCCCCGTCTGTGCCCCAACCGCGCAATGATCATTCGTGGATGCGCAACAACCTCTCGTTACGAGCGCGAACCCCGCCCCTTAGGCTCGTGCCCCGTACCAGGAGTGGCGGTGACCGCCTGCTCGGCGGTCTCCCTCCCCCGTGGGCTGTTCTCCATGCCCGCGTGCCGCCGCGGGTCGCCCTCCGTTCCGTCCCGCAGCGATGAAGGAGCCTGACGCAGTGCTGGACCAAGGCACAGCCCCTCCCGCCACCGAGAAGCCCACGCGCAAGGCGTCCGGCCTCTCCGCCCTCACCCGCCGGAAGCCGGTGGACCTGCTGGTCGCAGAGGGTGGGCAGGGTGAGGGCGGTTCGCTCCGCCGCTCGCTCTCCATGTGGCAGCTGACCATGATCAGCATCGGTGCCACCCTCGGCACCGGCATCTTCGTCGTCCTTGGCGAAGCCGTTCCGCTTGCCGGGCCGGCCGTCACGGTCGCCTTCGTCTTCGCCGGACTCACCGCGCTCTTCTCGGCGCTGTCGTACGCCGAGCTGGCGGGCACCATCCCGGTCGCGGGCTCTTCGTATTCGTACGCTTACGCAACGATGGGTGAAGTCGTCGCGTGGATCTGCGGCTGGTGCCTGCTGCTGGAGTACGGCGTGTCCGTCGCCGCGGTGGCGGTCGGCTGGGGCGACTACCTCAACGAGCTGCTCGACGGCACCATCGGCGTGACCCTGCCGACGGCGCTCTCCGCACCCCCCGGTGACGGCGGGATCTTCAACCTGCCCGCGCTGATCGTCGTCATGCTGGCGATGATCTTCCTGCTCGGCGGGGCGAAGGAGTCGGCCCGCGCCAACACGATCATGGTGGTCGTCAAGATCGCCGCGCTCGTGCTCTTCTGCACCATCGGCTTCATGGGCTTCACGTCGGGCAACTACTCCGACTTCATGCCGCTCGGCGTCAGCAGCATCGGCGCGGCCGGGGCCATCCTGTTCTTCTCGTACATCGGCTTCGACGCCGCCTCCACCGCCGGTGAGGAGGCCAAGGACCCCAAGCGGGACCTGCCGCGCGCGATCATGCTGTCGCTGGTCATCGTCACCGCGCTGTACGTGCTGGTCGCGGCCGTCGCCGTGGGCGCCTGGGACTGGAAGAAGTTCGAGGGCTCCGAGGCCTCGCTCGCCGCGATCATGAACGACGTCACCGGCCAGAGCTTCTGGGGCACCCTGCTCGCCGCCGGCGCGGTGATCTCCATCGCCAGCGTCGTCCTCACCGTGCTCTACGGCCAGACCCGCATCCTCTTCGCGATGTCCCGCGACGGCCTGGTGCCCAAGGTCTTCGGCAAGGTCAACCCCAAGACGGGCACCCCGCGCGTCAACACCGTGATCGTCTCGCTGTTCTGCGGCATCCTCGCCGCCGCCGTCCCGCTCGGCGAGCTGGTCAACGCCACCAGCATCGGCACGCTGTTCGCCTTCGCGCTGGTCAACATCGCGGTCGTCGTCCTCCGCTACACCAAGCCGGACCTCGACCGAAGCTTCAAGGTCCCCTTCGGCCCGGTCTTCCCCGTCCTCGGGTTCCTGTTCTGCGGTTACAGCATGTACAGCCTCGACATGATCACCTGGGCGTACTTCGGAATCTGGATGGCCGTCGGTCTCGTGGTGTACTTCGTGTACGGCATGCGCCGCTCCCGATTGGCCACAGCAGAGAAGTGACCCAC
Proteins encoded in this window:
- the rpe gene encoding ribulose-phosphate 3-epimerase; this encodes MAQINPSILSADFARLADEAKAVEGADWLHVDVMDNHFVPNLTLGVPIVESLSRATDTPLDCHLMIEDPDRWAPQYVEAGAGSVTFHVEAAAAPVRLAREIRAKGARASMALKPATPIEPFEDLLPELDMLLIMTVEPGFGGQAFLDIMLPKIRRTRELISKHGLQLWLQVDGGVSASTIERCAEAGADVFVAGSAVYGAEDPAAAVRALREQATAATATAAWACGH
- a CDS encoding sugar-binding transcriptional regulator, producing the protein MNSSEESAVSAMSAGRPALRMGPAELVQAAAMARRFYLEGKSKIQIAEEFGVSRFKVARVLETALERDLVRIEIRVPAELDAERSDALRSRYGLRHAVVVESPPEGEDASPDPENLGEVAADLLGELVAEGDVLGLAWGRSTIHMAAALDRLPPCTVVQLTGVYDAGTAERGSVEAVRRAAQVSGGEAHPIYAPMLLPDPATAAALRNQTGIARAFEYFDKVTVAAVSIGSWEPGISTVHDMLTDEERAHYASLGVAAEMSAHLFDAAGRRVGRDLGERCITVEADRLRRIPEVVAIAGGRRKAAAIGAVLRSGLVTSLVTDTMAADYLLTEFTPGPRPALDRTDPDE
- a CDS encoding GuaB1 family IMP dehydrogenase-related protein; protein product: MRFLNDLKPPYDLTYDDVFMVPSRSAVGSRQGVDLSSPDGTGTTIPLVVANMTAIAGRRMAETVARRGGLVVIPQDIPIDVVTDVTSWVKSRHHVLDTPIVLDPHQTVADALSLLPKRAHNAGVVVDADQRPIGVVTDEDLSGVDRFTQLSEVMSKDDLLLLDADIDPREAFNTLDHHNRRYAPAVDKDGRLAGILTRKGALRATLYSPALDANGKLRIAAAVGINGDVAGKAKQLLDAGVDTLVVDTAHGHQESMIAAVKAVRGLDPQVPIVAGNIVAAEGVRDLIEAGADIIKVGVGPGAMCTTRMMTGVGRPQFSAVLECAAEAKKYGKHVWADGGVRHPRDVAMALAAGASNVMIGSWFAGTYESPGDLQQDANGRLYKESFGMASKRAVRNRTSEESAYDRARKAIFEEGISHSRMFLDPARPGVEDLIDSIIAGVRSSCTYAGAGSLEEFAEKAIVGVQSAAGYAEGKPLHASWS
- a CDS encoding RNA polymerase sigma factor SigF, producing the protein MATTISTGTTPQTTDLPEIRNPGEVAPKDAKELSKQFFDRLAVLEEGTAEYQYVRNTLIELNLSLVKYAATRFRNRSDQMEDIIQVGTIGLIKAIDRFDLSREVEFTTFAMPCVIGEIKRFFRDTSWSVHVPRRLQELRIDIARATDELFQRFDRSPTPAELAEHLGMEEEEILEGLVAANGYTAGSIDLPLDDSGDNSSETLGDRLGEPDRELEIVENVQALKPLIEQFDERDRRILKMRYVDEMTQSEIGAELGVSQMHVSRLLSRITARLREGLLAVE
- a CDS encoding ATP-binding protein; this encodes MISPYADCASARDTAARFVAEHCPWADLDAVQLVVTELTANALRHTEGWWRLRLCAEPGELAVELDDSEPAAPAPRKPDFSGGGGFGWHMVQSLASRVEILPTRVGKTIRAIWYRQAEAA
- a CDS encoding PP2C family protein-serine/threonine phosphatase, whose protein sequence is MKPQITTLHSLAGLRSALRRVAHRAGLPVELRYRLALSATRVARGELTAGRPVLLETVPPQAPHQPGGEADGVPDGRADELADGPAEGRLIVRLHLPHAPRRPSLEGLPLPAERLPGTTAVWRVPTPLLSGTDACRDDPPGLGELLEEELSVAVDRADALAEDHQRLKHELAETNSGVLALYVQLEERDEQLRQAHGRILRQLEDALRPPPVRVPGLEMAVHYEPAEKHAPTGGDLYDWFVLPDGTVHITVVDALGHGLTSTRSALNVTHAVRTLALEGHPLESIVQRTDEVLATFDHELMATVQLARLDPGSGELVLANGSHPPALLVRKGGESSLLEVRGRGIGFPLPGSERLLRDRLDPGDLLVLYTDGLTESRRDPREGEQRLERAARRHRHRPIEDIPAAIADEMHTVILHPDDTVALTVRRVPG
- a CDS encoding ATP-binding protein, giving the protein MDSPASPTTHVPVDHYSAVQLAATTAHRAALDQGLTGALPDQAAVLASELAGNIAKHAQNGSLYIQPLPLRTGVEILAVDRGPGMADLDQCLTDGYTTSRTLGSGLGAVRRIADEFTVRTARGAGTVVSARLGVPGDGPADGAPSVGAVRLPADGERSCGDAWGLAVTGGVRTALVVDGLGHGPPAAEAAELAVRVFHRDPGQPLPRLLGAMDRALRRSRGAAVSMLRLSDDGVEQASVGNVRTLLLGHDGVRLRFGGQPGVVGWNMPAPRVQRAPAEPDTIALLHSDGVDARWTHTLTPFLTGLPAPLLAGALVHRHRRSRDDATVLTVGPARRES